A segment of the Gemmatimonas sp. UBA7669 genome:
TTTGGCGCCGAGGAAGCACGCATTACGTTCGCGCACGAGATGGGGCATGTGCTGGGATTGCGTCACGCCCCCTGTGGTGGCGCTGCCGGGCCCGATCCCAACTATCCGTTTGCGGATGGTCGCGCTGGCGTGTGGGGCATGGACACGTTCTTTGGCAACGTGCTCAAGCCGCCCACCGGCACTGATATCATGACCTACTGCCCCAACCAGTGGGTGAGTGCGTACAACTATCGCAAGGTCTTCGACAACCGTCTCGCGAGTCCGAATGGTGCACGCATGGCGTCCACAAGTACGCTCATGGTGTCCGGTGCCATATCGCGTGGCGTGGTGACCGTGGACCCGGCATTCTCGGTGACGACGGTTCCCGCCACGAACGCGACGAATGGTCGCTACGAGGTGGAGGGCCGTGATGCCAACGATGTCGTGTTGTTCCGGTGGGGCTTTGATCCCTATCGCGTGGAGGACGGCGAAGAAGGATCGGAGGCCTTTGTCGTGGCGGTGCCGGTGGCGCCGGCCCTGCAGGAGCGCGTCGCCCAACTGGTGGTTCGTGAGCGCAACGGTGTGGCCCGGTCCACGCGTGGGGCTCGGCATGCCGTGAGCGAGCTCCCCGATCTGATGTCACTGCGGCGGCGTGGAGCCACGGCGTCGATTGCGTGGTCTGCCGCTGACGTACCCGCGGTGATGGTCCGCTCGCGAACCTCGGGTGAGATCCTCGCCATCGCGCGACGGGGTGCGCTGGACCTGGAACCCCTGGGTGACACCAACGCTCTCGAGGTGCTGGTGTCCACCGGTGTGCGCAGCGTGCCGCTGCAAGTGGATCTGGCACGCGGAGCACTGCGCCGATGAACACCTCCTCAGTCCTTCGTGCAAGCCTTCGTCCGGACAGTCGCATACTCCGGTTTGCTCACACAGCTCGCAACGCCACCAAGGGAGACGGTATGACACGCATGTCGATAGGTTCTGCCACGTCACGTCGATGGGCCATGCGCATATGTACACCGGTCATGCTGCTGACCCTCTGCGCTGCGGCTCCGGCCGCGGCGCAGAGCCGGGCGGACGCGGGGCCTGGGTCTGCCGTCGCCATGCAGGACGCGTCGCAGGACGCGTCGCTGGACGCCGTCAATGCGCTGGTGCTGCAACGCACCAAGGCCAAGGGCGCTGGGCCCTCCGCCGGCGCACGCAGCAAGACCAAATCGGCGACGTCGCCGGCACGCAAGCCCTCTGATGCGGCGGCCGCTGTTGCACCACCCAAGGGTTGGGCGCCGCTGCCGTCCGCGCCGCGACCCGCCGCCAAGCGTCGCTGAACGTCGGCGAGCTTCCACCACGGACCATGATGGTCACAACAACAGGGCCCGGCACCAGAACATCGGTGCCGGGCCCTGGGGTATTGCGGCGGTCAGCGCAGCGTTACGGCATCCAGGAGTCGTACGCTGGTCACGTGCCAGGTGCCGTTGCGCAGCGAGAGCTCGGCCTGTGCGCGTGCGCTCTGCCGTCGGTTGGCACCGAAGGGTGAGCGCACCGTGACGGTGAGTGGCATGACGGCAGTGGCCTCGTTGCCGTTCAGCGCCACGTCGGCGTCGCCATTCACACTCGCGCTGATCCGTTGTTCACTGGCGAGCGCCAGCCATGCGTCTCTCGCATCGCCACGCAGCAGACGCGCCGCGCCATCGCGCGTGCCAAGCACGCCCACCGCATCACTGACCGCGCCGCGAATGCGCACCGCCGATTCGGCGGCCGACAACGTGGGGGCCTCACGCGACGCCAATCGGGTCGACTCACGCTCCCCCGTCACCGCGGATTCCACCGGCGTTGGGGCCGGTGTCGGGTCTGGCACCGCCACTGGTGGCTTCGTTGGCGGTCGAACCGGTGCGGTGCGCGATGGCGGCGTCTGCTCTCCGCCACGCACCGGGGGCGGCGGTTCGCTGCGTGGTGGCGGCAACGGCGTAGTCACGGCGCCCGACCCCTCGCCAATGAGTCGACCGGTGATGTCGCGCTGCGGCATGAGGGCCCGCGGGTCTGGGTCGACGAGCGTGCGCGTTGCGGTGGCGCTGCCCTCGTCTAGCGATGCGCCATCGACTGATCGAGCTGGAGCTGGTGCGATGGCCAGATAGCCCACACCAGCCGCGAGGACGGCACAGGCTGCGAGGAGCGCGGACAAAGGGATGCGGGCCAGCAGGCCCGGTCGTGAAGCCGCCGCACTCGTCGACACCAGCGGTGCGGCCGCCGCCGCAGTGCCTGACGCAGGCGGTGTATGCCCTGATGCGACCGTGTACTCCGCTCGCACGCGCTCAAGTGCTTCGCTGAACGCCTGTGCCGTGGGGAAGCGGGCATCGGGTTCATGCTGCATGGCACGCTGCACGATGTCATTGAGCACGGCCGGTGTGCCAGGCACCAGACTCTGCAACGGCGGCGGTGTGTCCTGCAGCTTGCGCAGGATCAGCGCATAGTCGGAATCGGCCTCGAACGGCACACGGCCGGTGACCAGTTCGAACAACACTGCGCCCATGGCATACACATCCGTGCGGGCATCCACCTCTTCACCACGCAATTGCTCGGGCGCCATGTAGAGAGGCGTACCGACGGTATGTCCCGTTTGCGTGCGACGATGCTGGCCACGGAGGCGCGCAATGCCGAAGTCCATGACCTTCACCACGCCCGCGCTCGAGACCATGATGTTGGCCGGCTTGATATCGCGGTGCACAACACCCATGTCGTGTGCATGATCGAGGGCATCGAGCGCCTCCATGCACCACGCCACCACACGCGTCCACGGCAAGGCCCCACTGCGCTCGACGAGCTGCTCGAGGGTTTCGCCGCGCACGAACTCCATGACCATGTGCAGCTCGCCGTCATGTCGTTCAAGGCCGTGCAGGATGGCAATGTGCGGATGATTGAGACGAGCCAGCGCGCGGGCCTCACTGAGAAAGCGGTCGACGAGATCCTCGCGGTGGCCCAGTTCCGGACGCAGCACCTTGATGGCCACGTCGCGTTCGAGCAGACGGTCGACCGCACGGTACACGGTACCCATGCCACCGTCTCCCAGTCGTTGCACGATCTGGTAGTTGCCGACCACCCGGTCGATCATGGCGTGACGCCCTCGTCGACGACATCGATGATGACCACGGAGATGTTGTCGTGCCCCCCGGCCTCGCGCGCCCGGGCGACGAGCTGTGCGGCGCGCTCCGCCGTCGGGACCGCCGCCGCCAACACACGGCTGAGTGCGTCGTGCGCGACCAGATCGTACAGGCCATCGGTGCACAGCAGCAACCGATCGCCGTGGCGCAGCGCCACGGGATGTGTCCAGGCCGTCACGGCCACTGCATCCTGACTGCCGAGCGCGCGCGAGATGACATTGCGGTCGGGATGCTGGCGCGCGTCATCGGTGGACAACAGCCCCTGACGCACCATATGCATGACCGCGGAGTGGTCCTGCGTCATGACCAGCAGGTCGCCATCACGCAGCAGGTAGCAGCGCGTATCACCCACATGTGCGCACCAGACCGCACCATCCACCAGCGCCACCGCGCAGCAGGTGCTGCCCATGCCCTGTTGCGAGGGCTGTTTGCGACTGGCCTCGCGAATGCGTGCATTGGCGGCCTGTAGCGCCTCGACGAGCGTGGCGGGCCAGGTCTGCTGCCGTTCTTCGACCGCGCGCTGCACCGTCTGCACGATGGTATCGACAGCGAGCGACGCGGCCACTTCGCCGGCCTCATGTCCTCCCATGCCGTCGCACACCACCGCCAGCCCCTGCAGGTCATCGGCTCGGCTGTCCACGCGCAGCGCGACCGCGTCTTCGTTGATGCTGCGCACGCAGCCCACGTCGGTGGCGGCCGCGGCGTGATACTGCCGCTGCCGCCCGAGGGCCGCCACTCGCCATTGGTCGTTGGTGCGCCGGATGGCGTCAGCCGGCTTCATCGCTGCGTGGTCGGGTCGCCGATCCGCAGCAGTTCCATGCCGTAGCGGATGGGGATGGCGAACGACACCTGCACATCGGCAGTCTTGCCTGCGAAGTAGATGCCGACGACGTTGCCCGACACATCGAACATGGGCCCGCCGCTGTTGCCACCGCCGGTGGAATTGATCGTGAGCTGGTAGGTGTCACCACTTGGCGCGTAGGTCATGAACCCATCGCGCACTTCGGCATCGGCGGCGCGCAGAATCTTGCCGATGTTGCCGGCCGACAACGTGGGATCAGGCAGCGTGCGCTGCTGCATCTCGCG
Coding sequences within it:
- a CDS encoding serine/threonine-protein kinase; its protein translation is MIDRVVGNYQIVQRLGDGGMGTVYRAVDRLLERDVAIKVLRPELGHREDLVDRFLSEARALARLNHPHIAILHGLERHDGELHMVMEFVRGETLEQLVERSGALPWTRVVAWCMEALDALDHAHDMGVVHRDIKPANIMVSSAGVVKVMDFGIARLRGQHRRTQTGHTVGTPLYMAPEQLRGEEVDARTDVYAMGAVLFELVTGRVPFEADSDYALILRKLQDTPPPLQSLVPGTPAVLNDIVQRAMQHEPDARFPTAQAFSEALERVRAEYTVASGHTPPASGTAAAAAPLVSTSAAASRPGLLARIPLSALLAACAVLAAGVGYLAIAPAPARSVDGASLDEGSATATRTLVDPDPRALMPQRDITGRLIGEGSGAVTTPLPPPRSEPPPPVRGGEQTPPSRTAPVRPPTKPPVAVPDPTPAPTPVESAVTGERESTRLASREAPTLSAAESAVRIRGAVSDAVGVLGTRDGAARLLRGDARDAWLALASEQRISASVNGDADVALNGNEATAVMPLTVTVRSPFGANRRQSARAQAELSLRNGTWHVTSVRLLDAVTLR
- a CDS encoding Stp1/IreP family PP2C-type Ser/Thr phosphatase, whose protein sequence is MKPADAIRRTNDQWRVAALGRQRQYHAAAATDVGCVRSINEDAVALRVDSRADDLQGLAVVCDGMGGHEAGEVAASLAVDTIVQTVQRAVEERQQTWPATLVEALQAANARIREASRKQPSQQGMGSTCCAVALVDGAVWCAHVGDTRCYLLRDGDLLVMTQDHSAVMHMVRQGLLSTDDARQHPDRNVISRALGSQDAVAVTAWTHPVALRHGDRLLLCTDGLYDLVAHDALSRVLAAAVPTAERAAQLVARAREAGGHDNISVVIIDVVDEGVTP